In Nostoc sp. GT001, a genomic segment contains:
- a CDS encoding serine hydrolase: MIFFNKDEQLENLGNGILDATWAAFPTLARNQIALTWVVYDPPVRVNTGGALTPNAFWDHPVRGFTYRGVERIYPASVVKLFYLVAVNEWLEKGMSQTSKELERALRDMIVDSSNDATSLVVDILSGTTSGPELPIGPFETWKYQRNIVNRYYQSLGWEEMETINVCQKTWGDGPYGRERAFVGELLENRNMLTTNAIARLLHSIVGGVAVSSARSQAMMALLKRPLNDLPTDTEENQVTGFLGGGLTENAQIWSKAGWTSQVRHDAAYIELPEQRPYLLVVFTEGKAQAKSRDILPFVSGRVAEAIASL; encoded by the coding sequence ATGATTTTTTTTAATAAAGACGAACAACTCGAAAATCTTGGTAATGGCATTTTAGATGCAACTTGGGCAGCATTTCCGACCTTAGCACGTAACCAAATTGCCTTGACTTGGGTTGTTTACGATCCACCAGTGCGAGTAAATACTGGTGGGGCGCTGACTCCCAACGCTTTTTGGGATCACCCAGTTCGTGGTTTCACTTATCGGGGTGTTGAGCGGATTTATCCTGCCAGTGTAGTCAAGCTATTTTACTTGGTGGCGGTAAACGAATGGCTAGAAAAAGGCATGAGTCAAACCTCCAAGGAGTTGGAGCGAGCTTTGCGGGATATGATTGTCGATTCTAGTAACGATGCTACCAGCTTGGTTGTGGATATTTTGAGTGGTACTACATCAGGGCCAGAATTACCAATCGGCCCCTTTGAAACCTGGAAATATCAGCGTAATATTGTTAACCGCTATTACCAATCTTTGGGTTGGGAAGAAATGGAGACAATAAACGTCTGTCAAAAAACTTGGGGTGATGGCCCTTATGGACGGGAACGGGCGTTTGTGGGAGAGTTACTAGAAAATCGTAATATGTTGACCACAAATGCGATCGCTAGGTTACTGCATAGTATTGTAGGTGGAGTGGCGGTTTCAAGTGCGCGATCGCAAGCAATGATGGCTTTACTGAAACGTCCTCTCAACGATTTGCCCACTGACACCGAGGAAAATCAAGTGACAGGTTTCTTAGGCGGTGGACTGACTGAAAATGCTCAAATTTGGTCAAAAGCAGGTTGGACAAGTCAAGTTCGCCATGATGCTGCGTATATTGAGTTACCAGAACAGCGCCCTTACCTTTTAGTGGTATTTACTGAAGGGAAAGCCCAAGCTAAGAGTCGGGATATTTTGCCTTTTGTTTCTGGGCGAGTTGCCGAAGCGATCGCTAGTCTATGA